The genomic region CTGGGTAGGTTTAAAGGAGGAACCTCAGAGTCTTTCTATAGAGGAAGCAAATCCCATAACCAAAAGCGTTCGCGAAGGACTTCCTTATTTAATCCCTCAAAAAGATACTGAAAAAGCTGCTCTTGTAGTTCCTTTTCGTATGAAAGAAGAAATTTTCGGGGCCCTTGTTTTGTGTCGAAAAGAAAATTTTTCTAAAGAAGACCTCTTTCTTGCCACTATCATATTGGAAAGAAGTGCTCCTTTAGTGGAAAATTTTATTTTATATGAAAGTATCGTTCTCAACTTACACGATGCTTTGAAGGCCCTAGTTAAAGTGCTTGAGGCTAAGGATCCCTATACAAAAGAACATTCTGAACGAGTTACCCGTTACGCTGTACTTTTGGCCAAAGAAATAGGGCTTTCCGTTGAGGAAATTGAATGCTTAAGAGTAGCAGGACACCTTCATGACATAGGAAAAGTGGGTATTCCTGACGCTATATTGTTAAAACCTGGCCGCCTGACCCCAGATGAATTTGAGGTTATAAAAGCCCATCCTCTTATTGGAGCAGAAATTGTAGGCCATATAGGCCTCCTTGCAGAAGAAGCAGAAATTATAAAATATCATCACGAACGCTGGGATGGAAACGGTTATCCTACTGGTTTAGCCGGCCAAGATATCCCACTTCTTTCACGGATTCTTGCCGTAGCTGATGCTTTTGATGCTATGACCAGCAAACGCCCTTATCGCCCGGCTATGAGTTTTGTCCAAGCTCTTAAGGAAATTAAAAATGGCAAAGGTAGTCAATTTGATCCGGAAATAGTGCAAATTTTTGTTTCCGTATTTAAGAATTTTTTGGAGGAAAGGAATAATGAACAAAGAGATATTTCATCAGTTACTGCCTAAAGCGGCCTGCGGTCACCTGATACAGGGATTAATTCATAATTTTAGTGGTCCTTTGCAAATTATTTCTATGCAACTAGAGATGCTCAAGTTTTCTTTGTCTAAAGAACCTGAAAATGAGCTTTCTAAAACCTTGAGAGAGCGACTTTCCCAAATGGAAGAGCAGATTGTTAGGCTCAAAGACCTTTTAGACGCTGCTTGTGTTTTGACTCAAAATAGCCCAACTCCCATTAACATTAACGATGTGTTAAAAAGAATGCTGATATTTTGGGAGGCAGACCTAAAATTCAAGCACGATATCCCTAAAAACTTATTTTTTTCTCAAGATGAGCTCATGATAATAGCGCCACCTGCCCAGGTTTATCAGGGTTTTTGTGCCCTTTTCTGGGCAATAGTACCTTTTCTCGTTAAAAATAAATTCCCCCTTACGGTGAAAACTCAGCACGAAAATGTACCAGTAATAGATATCGAAATTAATGGATCTGAAAGTTTACCTGAAGATGACCCTTTTTTTGTTTTCGCCAGAGAAACCCTTTCTCCGTTTTTCAACTTCGAAGTATCTAAAAATAGATTAAGGCTTGTTTTTAATCCTTCCTAATGATCTCTGATAATTTGACTTGGTCCTTAGCTTTGTGGTTAGTCCCCAAAATGGGACCTCGGCGTTTTTTTAAGCTTTTAAATTTTGTACAAAATCCAGAAGAAGTTTTTTCTCTCCCTAAATCAAGAATTAAAGAACTTGGCTTAGAGTTACCGGAAAAAGAAAAGGCCTTAGCCAAGGCCAAAAATGAATTCGCTCTTGTTAATAAGCTAGGTGGAAAGGTAATAAGCTTTTTCGATGAGGATTACCCTCCTCTTTTAAGAGAAATATCCGATCCTCCGCCCATTTTATATGTTTTAGGAAACTTGCCTCAAAAAACAGGGCTGGCGGTGGTGGGTTCAAGAAGGGCTACTTCTTACGGCCGGGAAGTATGTCGTAAGTGGGTTTCGGTTTTAGCCCGAGCCGGAATCCCTATTGTAAGTGGGCTGGCTTTGGGAATTGATAGTATGGCCCACGAGGCGGCGGTAAAGGAAAATGCCCCTACCTATGCGGTTTTAGGTTGCGGGCTTGACGTAAATTATCCAGCTAGTAATTCCTGGTTGCGCCGGGAGATAATCGCCAAAGGTGGAGGTTTAATCACTGAGTTCCCTTTAGGGACTAAGCCTAGACCAGGAAATTTTCCTATTAGGAATCGCCTAATAAGCGGTCTTAGTGCGGCAGTTTTAGTGATAGAGGCAGATCTTAAAAGCGGTTCTTTAATTACCGCGAGACTTGCGGCCGAACAGGGAAGGGAAGTATTAGCCGTTCCAGG from Thermodesulfatator indicus DSM 15286 harbors:
- a CDS encoding HD domain-containing phosphohydrolase, translated to MNKPRYLVVDDEKLLRENLALLISSAEDCDVYQAENAYEALEILGKYPIDMAFVDINMPGLSGIELLKLIRRDGHKIPVILMTGYPSLELTVEALREGASDFLIKPFTSQQLFEIINRFKQKKDTPKAEYNDILELLKQKTREQTLLFTISDRLTSCNSLSKLYYEIVKLNQEFISSEEAVFYLFDQERGMLVPTSWVGLKEEPQSLSIEEANPITKSVREGLPYLIPQKDTEKAALVVPFRMKEEIFGALVLCRKENFSKEDLFLATIILERSAPLVENFILYESIVLNLHDALKALVKVLEAKDPYTKEHSERVTRYAVLLAKEIGLSVEEIECLRVAGHLHDIGKVGIPDAILLKPGRLTPDEFEVIKAHPLIGAEIVGHIGLLAEEAEIIKYHHERWDGNGYPTGLAGQDIPLLSRILAVADAFDAMTSKRPYRPAMSFVQALKEIKNGKGSQFDPEIVQIFVSVFKNFLEERNNEQRDISSVTA
- the dprA gene encoding DNA-processing protein DprA; amino-acid sequence: MGPRRFFKLLNFVQNPEEVFSLPKSRIKELGLELPEKEKALAKAKNEFALVNKLGGKVISFFDEDYPPLLREISDPPPILYVLGNLPQKTGLAVVGSRRATSYGREVCRKWVSVLARAGIPIVSGLALGIDSMAHEAAVKENAPTYAVLGCGLDVNYPASNSWLRREIIAKGGGLITEFPLGTKPRPGNFPIRNRLISGLSAAVLVIEADLKSGSLITARLAAEQGREVLAVPGPVYSSQSRGTHALIRDGALLVDHPEQVLEIFSLSFLNEREELTLSEEEAKVLNCFEGEPLEFDELILKTGLEVDKLLQILTNLELEGLIVKQSGNAYLKVSL